CAGCGACCGTCGGCGGCGGCCGCGGTGGCGGCCGCGGCAGGGGTCGGGCTCGTTGCGGCGGCGTTCGGTCCCCCGCTGATCGCGTTGGCCCTCGCGATCGTGGCCGGCCTGGGGGCACGGCTCGATCGCTCCCGACCGATGGTGGCAGTGCTTCCGGCCGGGTTGTTCGGGCTCGCCGCGCTGTACGTGATCGCCTGGCAGCTACGACACTCGATCCAGCCGGGGATGGAGTGGGTCGGCGAACTCGAGCGGGCCCACCCGATCGCCCTCGCCGCCATCCTCGCGCTCCCGATCCATCCACTGCTGAGATGGCTCTGGCGCCGTGGTCCGGACCAGCGCGAGGACTGGTCCTCCCAACGGGACACCGCCACACCTGCCAACTAGCCTGCCGCCCGCACGCCGTTCGAGAAGAGTTGCCGATGACCGACACCGCCCCAGACTCCGCCACACCCGACGTCGTCGTGATCGGTGCCGGCCCGGCCGGCCTCACCGCCGCGTTCCAGCTGGTGAAGTACGACATCGCCCCGACCGTGCTCGAGGGGACCGACCAGGTCGGGGGGATCAGCCGCACCGTCGAGCGCGACGGCTGGCGGTTCGACATCGGCGGGCACCGGTTCTTCACCAAGGTCCAGGAGGTCGAGGACCTCTGGCACGAGATCCTTCCCGACGAGGACTTCCTCCTGCGTCCACGGATGAGCCGCATCTTCTACCGCGGCAAGTACTACGACTACCCCTTGCGGGCGATGAACGCCCTGGGCAACCTCGGGGTCCTCGAGGCGGTCCGCTGCGTGCTGTCCTACGTGTGGGCCCGCATCCGCCCCCCGAAGAACCAGCACACCTTCGAGGGCTGGGTCACCGCCAAGTTCGGCAAGCGCCTCTACCAGCACTTCTTCAAGACCTACACCGAGAAGGTGTGGGGTGTTCCCGCCGACCACCTCGCCGCCGACTTCGCCGCCCAGCGCATCAAGAACCTCGACCTGAAGAAGGCGATCATCAACGCCCTCATGCCCAGGCGCAACCAGAAGGAGATCACCTCGCTCATCGAGGAGTTCCAGTACCCCAAGTACGGGCCCGGCCAGATGTGGGAGGTGTGTCGCGACAAGGTCGAGGCGGCAGGCACCAAGGTCGTCATGGAGAACAAGGTCCGCAAGGTCCGTCACCGCGACGGCCGGGCCACCGAGTTGGTGGCGGTGGGGCCCGATGGCAGCGAGACCACCTACCCGTTCGATCACGTCATCTCCAGCATGCCGCTGGCGACGCTGGTGCGGATCATGGAGCCGTCGCCACCCGACGACGTCCTGGCCGCGGCCAACGGGCTCAACTTCCGCGACTTCCTCACCGTGGCCCTGGTGGTTCCCGCCGAGTACTCGTTCCCCGACAACTGGATCTACATCCACTCCCCCGAGGTGCAGGTCGGTCGGATCCAGAACTTCGGCTCGTGGTCGCCGTACCTCATCAAGGAGGGCCACACCTGTCTCGGTCTGGAGTACTTCGTCTTCGAGGATGAGGGCCTCTGGGCCGAGGACGACGACGACCTGGTCGCCCTCGCCGCCCGCGAGCTGGAGGTCCTCGGGCTCGTCGAGGCCGACAAGATCGAGGCGGGATACGTGGTGCGGATGCCCAAGGCCTATCCGGTCTATGACGAGGGCTATGACGACCACGTGGCGGTGCTGCGCCGCTGGATCGACGAGCACGCCCCCAACGTGCATCCCGTCGGCCGCAACGGCATGCACCGCTACAACAACCAGGACCACTCCATGTACACCGCGATGCTCTCGGTCGAGAACATCGTCGAGGGGACCAACCACGACATCTGGTCGGTCAACGTCGAGGAGGAGTACCACGAGGAAGCGAGCTCCTCGGTGAAGGAGGGCGGCCGCGCCACAGGTACCGGCCGCGACGCCCCGGTGCTGCCCAAACGTTCCTGAGCACGCATCTCCCGAACCGGTCATCCTGGCCCCGTCAAGACGACGACTGGTGACCAAGACGACGACTGGTGACCTCTCTGCCGGCAAGAAGTGCCTTCCTGGGGCGTTTTGCGCCGGCAGAGTGGATTCACCTGTGGGCAGCGTCGGCGAGTTCAACCGACGTCGCCCAGGTGCCGGTCGTCGACAGGGCGCACGCGCCCGTGCCCCCGCGCTCAGTAGGGAGGGTTGCTCTCGGTGTGGCCGAACCAGCGGTCGGCCAGCCGGGGCTGACCGGCGGCGAGCAGCACCTTGATGGCCAGGTTGCGGATGAACCACGGCAGCTGGGCCAGTTGCCGGAGCGCGTTCACCACCCGGCCGCCGGGGCCCAGTGGCTCCTTGCGGTACTCCGCCAGCGAACGCGAGCGGCCGACATAGCGCCACTCGGCCGACGCCACGAGATCGGTGAGGATCGCCATGGTGACGCCCACCGAGCTGAAGGAGTCGTGGATGAGCATCGTGCCTCCGGGCCTCACCTTGGCCCCGAAGGCCCGTATGTCACCCACCGCCGGCTGGTACTGGTGGGCGCCGTCGACATAGAGGAGGTCGATCGTCGCCTCGACATCGTCGAGCGCGTCGTGGGAGAACTTGCGGACGTGGGTCACCCGGTCGCGGACCCCGGCCGCGTCGAGGTTGGTGTTGAAGGCCTTGTTGTCGATCTCGGCCTCTTCCTGCTGGGTGGACCCTTCACCCCGCAGGGTGCCCCGATCGTTGCCGGCGTGGGGATCGATGGCGACCAGGGTCGTGCCCGGACCGGCGGCGGTGGCCAGGATGACCGCGGAACGACCCCGGAAACTGCCGATCTCGACCAGCTGCGCGCCGGCCTCGAGCGTCGCCGCCGCGTTCCACAGTCGCTCGGCCTGGTCGGTCGAGAGCCAGCCCTCGATCCCCTCGACCTGCTGGAGAGCCTCGGCGAAGGTCGGAGTGGTGGTGCTCATCAGCAGAGGTCCTCGTCAGACGGCGGCGATCCGCAGACCCGTTCGGGCCGGTGCGTAGTATACGCACCGGCCCTGATCCGCCTTCCCCCAGCGAGCCCGCCGCGTGACCCCACCTGCCCACGAGCGACCAACCTCAGCAGGCCCCGAGACCCTCGACACGCTCCGCACCATCGCCGACAGTGCTGGCCTCGCCCGCATCCAGCTCCTCGCCTGGCGAGAGCTCGCCGATCCCGAAGCCGGAGGCTCCGAAGTCCACGCCCACGAGGTGATGCGCCGGTGGGCCGCGGCCGGACTGGCGGTCACCATCCGCACCTCGGCCGCGGCCGGGCACCCCCCGGTCGGCTACCGCGACGGCTACCGGTCGATCCGGCGGGGCGGGCGCTACACCGTCTTCCCGCGAGCAGCGCTCGGTGCGGCCGCCCACAGGATGGGACCCCGCGACGGCCTGGTCGAGATCTGGAACGGCGTCCCGTTCCTGTCGCCGATGTGGGACCGCGGGCCCCACATCGCGGTGGTCCACCACGTGCACGGTCCGATGTGGGAGATGGCCCTCGGTCGCCACCTCGGTCGGGTCGGCGAGCTCATGGAGCGCCGCGTCGCCCCACACTTCTACCGGCGAACCCGCATCGTCACCCTCTCGCAGTCCTCCCACGACGAGCTGGTCGACGACCTCGGCTTCGACCCCGAGATGATCGAGATCGTGCCGCCCGGCATCGATCCCCGGTTCGCGCCCGGTCACCCCAAGTCGCCGACACCGCTCATCGTGTCGGTCGGGCGGCTGGCGCCGGTCAAGCGGTTCGATGCCCTTGTCCGCAGCGTGGCCCAGGTGCGCGACCGGCATCCTCACCTGCGTCTGGTCATCGCCGGGGAGGGCACGGAACGACCGGTGCTCGAGGCCGAGATCGCACGACTCGGGGCCGCCGACTGGGTGTCGCTGCCGGGTCGAGTCCCCGACGACGAGCTGGTCGAGCTGTTCCAGCAGGCCTGGCTGGTGACCAGCGCCTCGCTGGTCGAGGGGTGGGGCATGACCCTCACCGAAGCGGCAGCCTGTGGCACCACCGCGGTGGCGAGCCGAACGACGGGACACCTCGACGCGGTGGCCGACGGGGTCACCGGCGTGCTGGCCGATGACGACACCGAGCTGGCCGGAGCCATCGACCAGGTCCTGTCCGACGCCGAGCTCCGTGATCGGCTGTCGGCCGCGGCCCTCGAACGCTCGGCCCAGTTCTCCTGGGACGCCACCGCCGAGGCGATCCTCTCCATTCTTGCCCGGGCCGCGGCCGACCAGCGGACCAAGGCTCGGTTCCGCTCACGCGCCACCTAAGGTCTTGGGCCATGCGCACCGAACCCGTCCTGCTCGTCCACGGATTCGCCACCTCGGCCACCCGCACCTGGGCCGAACCCGGATGGATCGATCTGATCACCGAGGCCGGACGTGAGGTCATCGCGGTCGATCTGCTCGGCCATGGTGACGCTCCCAAGCCCCACGATCCGGCCGAGTACGAGCGCATGGACCAGCACCTGCTCGACCAGCTCCCCGCCACCCCCGTCGATGCCATCGCCTTCTCGCTCGGAGCCCGCCTCACCCTCACCCTCGCCACCCGCCACCCGGACCGGTTCAGCCGCATCGTCGTCGCGGGCATCGGCGAGAACCTGTTCGGCTCAGAGGGTGGCAGCACGATCGCCGACGCGATCGAATCGAGCGAGATCCCCGAGAACCTCACCGCCCGTCACTTCAAGGATCTGGCCGAGACACCGGGCAACGACCCGCAGGCGCTCGCCGCGTGCATGCGCCACCCGTTCGCCGCGCTCGACGAAGACCAGCTCGCTCGGGTCACCAATCCGGTGCTGGTGGTGCTGGGCGATCAGGACTTCGTCGGGCCCGCCGACCGGCTCGTCGCCGCCCTCCCCGATGCCCGGCTGGTCACGTTGAAGAAGATGGACCACTTCGGCACGCCGAAGGACTTCACCTTCATCGACGAGGCGCTGGGGTTCATCGACGCTCGCCCGTTCTGAACCCGCTCAACGCCCGTCCACCCTGGGGTTCGGCGGTGGCATCGGCGTCGTCGAGGTCGGCGACCGCCTCGGCGCGCTCGTACCACGCATCGAGGATCTCCCCGGCGAGCCACTGCCCCACCACCGGCGCCTGCTCATCGGTGATGTGGACACCGTCGGGGCGGATCTGGGGGTCCAACGGGCCGCCGGGCAACGCCTCGAACCACCCTCGGAGATCGACCATGGTGGCCTCGGTGTCGGGGTAGCGGGCGATCTCGGCGGCCACCAGCTCGTTCCATCGGATGAGACGCTCGGGGTCGCTCGCGGGGTCGGGGGCGTTGCCGAGCTGGTTCATGCTCTGGTCGATCGGAGGGCTGGTCAGCCACACCACCAGGTCGACATGGTCGGTGAGCACCTCGAGCGCCAGACGGATCTCGTTGGCGGCGTGCTCGTCGTAGCGGGGATCGCCGAGCGCGATCCACTCGTTGGTGCCCTCGAGCATCCGGTCGCTGGCATCCCACGGGGCGAACAGCACCACCGCGATGTGCGGCTCGTGCTCGTCGAGCACCGACGACCACCGCTCGGGCCAGCTCGCACACAGGTCGCTCAACGGATACTCGGACCCGAACGAGCGCATCACCGCGGTGCGCACCAGACCACACCCCAGCACGGTGCTGCCGGGGACCACGAGCACCTCGCCGGTCGTGGTGTCGACGTGGAGCAGCCCGTAGTAGGGACCGATCGCGGTCGAGTCGCCGAACAACGCGACGCGAGGCACCCTCACCGTGTCGAGCTCCTCGTCGGTCTCGGCTTCGTCGGCGAGCCGGGACTGGCGCTCGGCGTCGAGCTCGAGCTCGCTGAACGGGTCGATCTCGCTTCCGAACGATGCGGACTGCATCATCGTGGGCGGCTCGGAGGGAACTGCGAGGACCCCCGCGAAGAGCGCCACCACCGTCGCGGGCGCGGCGACCAGGGCCACGCGCCCCCGCAGCCGCACGCCGGTGCGGATGGGACGCTCGACCACCACATAGGACACCACCGACACCGCCAGGGTGACCGCGCACCGCAGCGCGAACAGCGTCCAGCCGTCGAGCCCGGTGCGCGAGGCGTTCAACCACAGAAAGATCGGCCAGTGGAAGAGGTAGACGCCATAGGAGATCAGTCCGAGCCGGCGGAGCGGCTCGAACCCGGCCACCCGGCGTATGGGCCCGGGGCGCGAGACGGCGAAGAGCACCAGCACCACCGCCAGCGCGTGCAGCGCGAACCCACCCCGGTACAGCCCGGGCGAGCTCACCGGCACCTGGGTCCAGACATAGACGATCGCCCCCAGTGCCACCGCTCCCCCCATCTGGAGGGTCGCCTCGGCCAGGCGTCGAGGGGGTCGGCCGGTGTGGCCACTCAGCCACCGCTGCCACACCAGCGCGGCGCCGGCGCCGATGAGCAGCTCCGCCGCCCTGGTGTCGGTGCCGTAGTAGGCCCGGGTGGTGTCGCCACCGCTCTGGTACACGACGGCCATCCACAACGTGGAGGCCGCCACCAGCGTGGCGAGACCCACAGCCAGGGCCCACCGCCGTCCCCCCGCCAGCATGAGCAGGCCGGCGACGAACAGGGGGAAGACGACGTAGTACTGCTCCTCGATGGCCAGCGACCACAGGTGGGTCACCGGAGACGGCTCGGCGAAGAGCGCCTCGTAGCTGCTGTCGGTGAACACGAAGCGCCAGTTCGCGACGTAGGCCAGGGCGGCAACGACATCGCCGGGGAGGTCGCGCTGCACCACGGGGGAACCGGCGGCGATGCCGTAGACCAGGGCGCCGGCAAGCGCCAACCACGCCGCAGGGAGCAGACGGCGGGCGCGACGCTTCCAGAACCGGAGCAGGTCGATGCGACCGTTCTGCACCCGCTCGTCGATGAGCAGCGAACAGATCAGGAACCCGGACAGGGTGAAGAACCCGGAGACGCCCAGATAGCCGCCGGTCGCCCACGAGAACCCGCCGTGGAAGCACAGCACGGCGATGACGAACACGCCTCGGAGACCGTCGAGGCCGGGTTGGTACCCGAGGGGGGTGGACTGGGTGGTGACCGGGAGCATCAGCGATGGTTCTGGGTTGGTGGAGCGCTACGTGCTGCACCCGCCCGCTCGGGTCGCTCCCTGGGTGGTGTGTTCTCCCCACCGCCCACGGTGACCTACCGTGACGGCATGACGTTCATCTTCGGCGTCGACCTCGATGGCGTCTGCGGAGAGTATACCGCTGCCCTCGCCCCCATCGTGGCCACCCACCAGGGACGAGCCACCGAGGAGCTGGAACCGCCGACGACCTGGGACTTCTCGGACTGGGGCCTCGACCGGCCGACCTTCGAGCACCTGCACCGCCGGGCGGTGCTCGATCACCGCATCTTTCGGACCATGCCGGTGGTGGCCGATGTCGCGGAGGTGCTGTGGCGCCTCTCCGATGCCGGGGTCTGGATCCGGGTGATCAGCCACCGGCTGGCGGTCAACTGGGGTCATGCGGTGGCGGTCTCCGACACCGTCGAGTGGCTCGACCGGGCGGGCATCCCCTACCGCGACCTGTGCTTTCTGGGCGACAAGCCCCAGATCGAGGCCGATCTCTACATCGACGATGCTCCCCACAACGTCGTTGCCCTACGGGAGCAGGGCAACGACGTCATCGTCTTCGATGCCGCCTACAACCGTCACCTGGACGGGCCCCGGGCAAGCGACTGGTTGGCCGTCGAGCACCTGGTCTCAGACGCCGCATCCCGGGCTGGGCTCCCGGTGCAGACCCAGTTCGGTGGGTTGGTGGAGCCGAGCGAACGCCTCGGGGCACGGATCGATCCCCCCACCGACCGCCCCTGAGGAGTCTGCGGTTGTGGCAGGATGCTGCGGTCGTCAGCAAGGGGGAAGACATGCGTGCAGCAGTGCTCAACTCGATTCCGGGCTCGCTCCAGATCGAGGACATCGACATCGCGTCACCCGGGCCCCGCGAGGTGCTCATCGAGGTGGCGGCTGCCGGACTCTGTCACAGCGACCTCCACTTCATCGAGGGCAAGTATCCCTACATGACGCCCACGGTGCTCGGCCACGAGTCGGCGGGAATCGTCCGGGCGGTCGGCGACCAGGTCACCTATGTCCAACCCGGTGATCACGTGATCACCT
This sequence is a window from Acidimicrobiales bacterium. Protein-coding genes within it:
- a CDS encoding glycosyltransferase family 4 protein; this encodes MTPPAHERPTSAGPETLDTLRTIADSAGLARIQLLAWRELADPEAGGSEVHAHEVMRRWAAAGLAVTIRTSAAAGHPPVGYRDGYRSIRRGGRYTVFPRAALGAAAHRMGPRDGLVEIWNGVPFLSPMWDRGPHIAVVHHVHGPMWEMALGRHLGRVGELMERRVAPHFYRRTRIVTLSQSSHDELVDDLGFDPEMIEIVPPGIDPRFAPGHPKSPTPLIVSVGRLAPVKRFDALVRSVAQVRDRHPHLRLVIAGEGTERPVLEAEIARLGAADWVSLPGRVPDDELVELFQQAWLVTSASLVEGWGMTLTEAAACGTTAVASRTTGHLDAVADGVTGVLADDDTELAGAIDQVLSDAELRDRLSAAALERSAQFSWDATAEAILSILARAAADQRTKARFRSRAT
- a CDS encoding NAD(P)/FAD-dependent oxidoreductase, whose amino-acid sequence is MTDTAPDSATPDVVVIGAGPAGLTAAFQLVKYDIAPTVLEGTDQVGGISRTVERDGWRFDIGGHRFFTKVQEVEDLWHEILPDEDFLLRPRMSRIFYRGKYYDYPLRAMNALGNLGVLEAVRCVLSYVWARIRPPKNQHTFEGWVTAKFGKRLYQHFFKTYTEKVWGVPADHLAADFAAQRIKNLDLKKAIINALMPRRNQKEITSLIEEFQYPKYGPGQMWEVCRDKVEAAGTKVVMENKVRKVRHRDGRATELVAVGPDGSETTYPFDHVISSMPLATLVRIMEPSPPDDVLAAANGLNFRDFLTVALVVPAEYSFPDNWIYIHSPEVQVGRIQNFGSWSPYLIKEGHTCLGLEYFVFEDEGLWAEDDDDLVALAARELEVLGLVEADKIEAGYVVRMPKAYPVYDEGYDDHVAVLRRWIDEHAPNVHPVGRNGMHRYNNQDHSMYTAMLSVENIVEGTNHDIWSVNVEEEYHEEASSSVKEGGRATGTGRDAPVLPKRS
- a CDS encoding alpha/beta fold hydrolase yields the protein MRTEPVLLVHGFATSATRTWAEPGWIDLITEAGREVIAVDLLGHGDAPKPHDPAEYERMDQHLLDQLPATPVDAIAFSLGARLTLTLATRHPDRFSRIVVAGIGENLFGSEGGSTIADAIESSEIPENLTARHFKDLAETPGNDPQALAACMRHPFAALDEDQLARVTNPVLVVLGDQDFVGPADRLVAALPDARLVTLKKMDHFGTPKDFTFIDEALGFIDARPF
- a CDS encoding acyltransferase family protein, with the protein product MLPVTTQSTPLGYQPGLDGLRGVFVIAVLCFHGGFSWATGGYLGVSGFFTLSGFLICSLLIDERVQNGRIDLLRFWKRRARRLLPAAWLALAGALVYGIAAGSPVVQRDLPGDVVAALAYVANWRFVFTDSSYEALFAEPSPVTHLWSLAIEEQYYVVFPLFVAGLLMLAGGRRWALAVGLATLVAASTLWMAVVYQSGGDTTRAYYGTDTRAAELLIGAGAALVWQRWLSGHTGRPPRRLAEATLQMGGAVALGAIVYVWTQVPVSSPGLYRGGFALHALAVVLVLFAVSRPGPIRRVAGFEPLRRLGLISYGVYLFHWPIFLWLNASRTGLDGWTLFALRCAVTLAVSVVSYVVVERPIRTGVRLRGRVALVAAPATVVALFAGVLAVPSEPPTMMQSASFGSEIDPFSELELDAERQSRLADEAETDEELDTVRVPRVALFGDSTAIGPYYGLLHVDTTTGEVLVVPGSTVLGCGLVRTAVMRSFGSEYPLSDLCASWPERWSSVLDEHEPHIAVVLFAPWDASDRMLEGTNEWIALGDPRYDEHAANEIRLALEVLTDHVDLVVWLTSPPIDQSMNQLGNAPDPASDPERLIRWNELVAAEIARYPDTEATMVDLRGWFEALPGGPLDPQIRPDGVHITDEQAPVVGQWLAGEILDAWYERAEAVADLDDADATAEPQGGRALSGFRTGERR
- a CDS encoding class I SAM-dependent methyltransferase, yielding MSTTTPTFAEALQQVEGIEGWLSTDQAERLWNAAATLEAGAQLVEIGSFRGRSAVILATAAGPGTTLVAIDPHAGNDRGTLRGEGSTQQEEAEIDNKAFNTNLDAAGVRDRVTHVRKFSHDALDDVEATIDLLYVDGAHQYQPAVGDIRAFGAKVRPGGTMLIHDSFSSVGVTMAILTDLVASAEWRYVGRSRSLAEYRKEPLGPGGRVVNALRQLAQLPWFIRNLAIKVLLAAGQPRLADRWFGHTESNPPY